The following are encoded in a window of Anopheles stephensi strain Indian chromosome X, UCI_ANSTEP_V1.0, whole genome shotgun sequence genomic DNA:
- the LOC118507395 gene encoding uncharacterized protein LOC118507395 isoform X1 translates to MKKKANIFELPPKCPALANKITGIFGWRHTYQVHQRQKGIPHCSQYLYKSYSLNLPRKVVGSCETLETGSEGTVEVDGHGVGGGRSASSSSTRGTTYHHRHAGGTSNSCCTEPGTPNCETNPDTWVVVHHLQSQSGILDPEDHISDVADDREEIIAHYEDAAVGLDPGVQQGGGDGASGSSVGTGSPDIFQTSGPGSKVVVGGPGSEPTPDSGVVTVAGTGAVIGSNPDNIVTVGGPGSGTGVPGPGGASCIEVFANEPAPLGLGLQVRRGSEPSLHQIGVTEQRSPLYNVNPNGNHQGTSKRWSAAPVCRSDSDPPPDRLLSPQQNGGGPPYHYHHHHHLLAEEDWNVPEEDGQQQHDSLLPQTFNRSGRLSMQFLGAEAGTGYRWMDAAEKAAASAANTAVSSSANSSTSAVHNQSSLAYGYQTYQNYVQQQAKQQQQLQHNSFHSESDTMVMGRGGNNSFMSKSLPRESTRKEPLGQAKASVYDSIREKDSEMLLVVNETGGPLGLTAIPDMERGGLLVQSVEPGSRAERGRLRRGDRILEINNIKLVGLSESSVQEHLKKSLASTELRLRVVRGGGGGGGSSIRNRSKAEQQFGRLVKSGSGPRYPRDNRVGQLMIEAEEKPTSAAKVATVSPTRKIPGAPSTGTSLQVANTRKLGKRIEITLTKGDHGLGFSVTTRDNPAGGHCPIYIKNILPKGAAVEDGRLKPGDRLLEVEGIPMTGKSQTEVVSILRGTPHGATLKIVVSRQQELAVDVKEREIGFSVESEPKNSPPKPPPPVMPKSSLKQSNSSNSLAKSSDPTYGDGTEGDASNRTGVANCRSMPKLGPGATVTSSPKTPTVQKKPLASILKSASTNHVAELLQHHQHDTGGGGAAGRGGGASAGGNISNGSVTSNNSSNGGELLAGAAWKNREILTLHIPVHDTEKAGLGVSVKGKTGSGNCSSSTTGSGSSSRTDGDLGIFVKSVLHGGAASRDGRLKMNDQLLSVNGVSLLGQSNAEAMDTLRRAMLQSGGSYPGKIILKIARRIARPVSTGELLETMEQRSAAASTNGGGDDHQMGGSGANSGTTVIYLGADKQSQNTTTQQQNHAAQQQSKRYSNPVLDRLTGGSAGVVTSNSTGSLHHTGSLPHGLTAAGGSGSSDTLTGGHYIRNSSTNSSTSTMNSQQQQQQQHHAPNNQRPSGGQRSFAPSSSSLVQPSPAQHGLRNESYYMATKDHWSTTSSATSLNGSNVVLIEEDPEPTSPTFHITRSLEGTGGGGGGASGPNTGGILGNGNTSTPNGADATYASQLSLETNPPPSDAFSRDAIGRRSMSEKHHAAMDARETGTYQRNKKLREKRDRDSKLLMAAGATVPTGGGSLESIDLHQMARMNSLKQQQQGENGKSSTTTTAALAAHLLRAEAQDQLGDLGPSLGMKKSSSLESLQTMVQEIQMADEPRGPNALRTPRGRGREEILRAVVEQPAETQAKKHWLLEDGPPASMTTSGEFPDGGFVSRNSPFQSSLNDGKGAKLRAKKSGGLLRGIGHMFRFGKHRKDVIVPTGTVTSTGSSGEPAIDYTGPTAVPSQQHSATTAAGGMLDTSSGSGTMKNGGSNTMAKQRGGNALNTAAGSNNAASRYILYDPSSVERSASSGVVYGHTQPPHYQPPPPPPPVGAAVGPSTGTSIHHTDVFNHRYSHYVNYEELQQQISSVNLTLEEKRASSPTVSVLGGVNSLRENACISRRRRRRLLHQQQQQHVYELVHDDGGSDSIATYQQIHPSPSNTSTRSMYDSISSSSSRNSNPVTASPRRHRSVHSPSSDGGAVFPPELLERDHQLLQLQQLWQLQQWQWLQQLHHLHEREQEQLVLLRRVENSRKRSQRSNGGAVVACSNASPTRNESAVGEPEPNSPKQPMFDDVDAKENVPNCERTTTVVGSRTTNSANSSYQWHRIASSSVK, encoded by the exons atgaagaagaaggcgaaCATCTTCGAGCTGCCACCGAAGTGTCCGGCGCTGGCGAATAAAATAACCGGCATCTTCGGATGGCGTCACACGTATCAGGTGCACCAGCGCCAGAAAGGCATACCGCACTGCAGCCAGTATCTGTACAAGAGCTACTCGCTCAACCTACCGCGGAAGGTGGTGGGCAGCTGCGAAACGCTGGAAACCGGGTCCGAGGGCACGGTGGAGGTGGACGGGCATGGTGTCGGAGGTGGCCGGTCAGCATCTTCGTCGTCTACCCGGGGTACCACTTACCACCATCGGCATGCAGGAGGTACCAGTAACAGCTGCTGCACCGAACCAGGCACACCGAATTGCGAAACA AATCCAGACACTTGGGTAGTTGTACATCACCTTCAGTCACAGTCGGGAATTCTCGACCCGGAAGATCACATCAGCGATGTGGCGGACGATCGGGAAGAAATCATTGCACACTACGAAGATGCGGCAGTTGGGCTGGATCCGGGCGTACAGcagggtggtggtgatggggcGAGCGGCAGCTCCGTTGGTACGGGCAGTCCTGACATCTTCCAGACGTCCGGTCCCGGCAGTAAGGTGGTAGTCGGTGGCCCTGGCAGTGAACCAACGCCGGATAGTGGCGTGGTAACGGTGGCTGGAACCGGAGCAGTAATCGGCAGCAACCCGGACAACATAGTAACGGTTGGTGGGCCAGGATCCGGCACGGGTGTGCCCGGACCGGGTGGTGCATCATGCATCGAGGTGTTTGCAAACGAACCGGCCCCACTTGGGCTTGGTTTGCAGGTGCGGCGTGGCAGTGAACCGTCCCTACATCAGATCGGAGTAACGGAGCAGCGCAGTCCGCTGTACAACGTGAACCCGAACGGGAACCATCAGGGCACCAGCAAACGGTGGTCCGCTGCGCCCGTGTGCCGCAGTGACAGTGATCCACCGCCGGATCGTTTGCTTTCGCCACAGCAAAATGGGGGTGGACCACCgtaccactaccaccaccatcaccacctgcTGGCGGAGGAAGACTGGAACGTGCCGGAGGAGgatggacagcagcagcacgacagTCTACTGCCACAAACGTTCAACCGTTCCGGGCGGCTTTCGATGCAGTTTCTCGGTGCGGAAGCCGGGACCGGCTATCGGTGGATGGATGCGGCAGAGAAAGCGGCCGCCTCTGCAGCAAACACCGCTGTATCTTCCTCTGCAAACTCTTCCACCTCGGCGGTACACAATCAATCGTCACTTGCGTACGGGTATCAGACGTATCAGAACTatgtgcagcagcaggcgaaacagcagcaacagctgcaaCACAACTCGTTCCACTCCGAGAGCGATACGATGGTGATGGGCAGAGGTGGTAACAACAGCTTCATGTCCAAGTCGCTGCCGAGGGAATCAACGCGCAAGGAACCGCTGGGACAGGCGAAAGCATCCGTGTACGATTCGATAAGGGAGAAGGATAG TGaaatgctgctggtggtgaacGAAACGGGCGGCCCACTAGGACTCACGGCCATCCCGGACATGGAACGGGGTGGGTTGCTGGTGCAGAGCGTGGAACCGGGCAGTCGGGCCGAACGGGGCCGATTGCGGCGGGGCGATCGCATCCTCGAGATCAACAACATCAAGCTCGTCGGACTCTCGGAAAGTTCCGTGCAGGAACATCTTAAGAAGAGCCTCGCATCGACGGAGCTACGATTGCGGGTGGTACGAGGTGggggtggtggcggcggcagcagtATCCGGAACCGCAGCAAGGCGGAACAGCAGTTTGGGCGGCTGGTGAAGAGCGGTAGCGGGCCACGCTATCCCCGCGACAACCGTGTCGGACAGTTGATGATCGAGGCGGAAGAAAAGCCGACCTCGGCGGCCAAGGTGGCGACGGTTTCGCCGACGCGCAAGATACCGGGCGCACCATCGACCGGCACCAGCCTGCAGGTGGCAAACACGCGTAAGCTGGGCAAGCGGATCGAGATAACGCTCACGAAAGGTGACCACGGGTTAGGCTTTTCGGTGACGACGCGTGACAATCCGGCCGGTGGCCACTGCCCGATCTACATCAAGAACATACTGCCCAAGGGTGCGGCCGTGGAGGATGGACGGCTGAAGCCGGGCGATCGGTTGCTCGAGGTGGAGGGCATCCCGATGACGGGCAAATCGCAGACGGAGGTCGTTTCGATACTGCGCGGTACGCCGCACGGTGCCACGCTGAAGATCGTGGTGTCCCGTCAGCAGGAGCTGGCGGTTGATGTAAAGGAGCGTGAAATA GGTTTTAGTGTAGAAAGTGAACCAAAGAATTCGCCACCgaaaccaccgccaccagtGATGCCAAAGTCATCGCTAAAGCAatcgaacagcagcaacagtctaGCGAAATCATCCGACCCTACGTACGGTGATGGGACGGAGGGTGATGCTAGCAACAGGACGGGTGTAGCAAACTGTCGCTCCATGCCGAAGCTGGGCCCGGGTGCGACCGTAACATCCTCACCGAAAACACCCACCGTCCAGAAGAAACCGCTCGCCTCCATACTGAAGTCAGCGTCCACGAACCATGTGGCGGAGTTGCTGCAACATCATCAGCACGatacgggtggtggtggtgcggcgggtcgtggtggtggtgcttctGCTGGTGGTAATATTAGTAATGGCAGCGTCACGTCCAACAATAGCAGTAACGGTGGTGAGTTATTGGCCGGTGCAGCATGGAAGAACCGGGAGATTCTGACACTTCACATACCGGTGCACGACACCGAGAAGGCTGGACTGGGCGTGAGTGTGAAGGGCAAGACGGGTTCGGGTAATTGTAGTAGCAGCACTACCGGCAGTGGTAGCAGCAGCCGAACCGATGGTGATCTCGGTATATTCGTGAAGAGTGTACTGCACGGCGGAGCGGCCAGTCGGGACGGTCGGCTAAAGATGAACGATCAGCTGCTGAGCGTGAACGGTGTGTCACTGTTGGGACAGTCGAATGCCGAAGCGATGGACACGTTGCGGCGTGCAATGTTACAGTCGG GTGGTAGCTATCCGGGAAAAATCATTCTCAAGATAGCGCGACGCATCGCCCGACCAGTAAGTACCGGCGAGCTGCTCGAAACGATGGAACAGCGTTCGGCGGCAGCTTCGacgaatggtggtggtgacgacCATCAGATGGGCGGCAGTGGCGCCAACTCTGGCACGACAGTGATCTATCTTGGTGCGGACAAACAATCGCAAAACACAACgacacaacagcaaaaccatGCTGCGCAACAGCAAAGCAAACGATACAGCAATCCGGTACTCGATCGGCTCACTGGTGGTTCGGCAGGAGTAGTGACCAGTAATAGCACTGGATCGCTACATCACACCGGCTCGCTGCCCCATGGGCTTACAGCTGCTGGTGGCAGTGGAAGCAGTGATACGTTAACCGGTGGCCATTACATTCGTAACAGTAGCACGAACAGCAGCACTAGTACGATgaacagccagcagcagcagcagcagcagcatcatgcgCCCAACAACCAAAGACCATCGGGCGGGCAACGTTCTTTTGCACCGTCCTCTTCTTCACTGGTGCAACCGTCACCGGCACAGCACGGTTTGCGCAACGAGAGCTACTATATGGCGACCAAGGACCACTGGAGTACGACCTCGTCCGCTACCAGCCTGAACGGTAGCAACGTTGTGCTGATCGAGGAAGATCCGGAACCCACCTCACC CACATTCCATATCACTCGTTCACTGGAAggtaccggtggtggtggtggtggtgctagcGGCCCGAACACCGGTGGCATACTCGGCAATGGTAACACATCCACCCCTAACGGGGCCGACGCAACGTACGCTTCCCAGCTATCGCTCGAAACCAATCCACCACCGTCGGACGCGTTCAGCCGCGACGCCATCGGACGGCGCTCGATGTCGGAAAAGCATCACGCCGCCATGGACGCACGGGAAACGGGCACCTACCAGCGGAACAAAAAGCTGCGCGAAAAGCGTGACCGTGACAGCAAGCTGTTAATGGCGGCCGGTGCAACTGTACCCACCGGTGGCGGATCgctcgaatcgatcgatctaCACCAGATGGCACGGATGAACAGTttgaagcaacagcagcagggtgAAAATGGTAAAtcgagcaccaccaccaccgctgcaCTGGCGGCACATTTGCTGCGTGCCGAAGCGCAAGACCAGCTGGGCGATCTGGGACCGTCGCTCGGGATGAAGAAATCGTCCAGCCTGGAGTCGTTGCAGACGATGGTGCAGGAGATACAGATGGCGGACGAGCCGCGTGGTCCGAACGCGCTCCGTACACCGCGTGGCCGTGGCCGGGAGGAGATACTACGGGCTGTGGTGGAGCAACCGGCAGAAACGC AGGCGAAAAAACACTGGCTACTGGAGGACGGTCCACCAGCATCTATGACCACCTCCGGCGAGTTCCCGGACGGTGGTTTCGTATCGCGCAACAGTCCCTTCCAATCGTCGCTGAACGATGGCAAAGGTGCGAAACTGCGGGCCAAGAAGAGTGGTGGTCTGCTGCGTGGCATCGGCCACATGTTCCGGTTTGGCAAGCACCGCAAGGATGTGATTGTACCGACGGGCACAGTAACCTCGACCGGATCATCCGGTGAGCCAGCGATCGACTATACCGGGCCAACGGCAGTACCGTCCCAACAGCACAGCGCTACCACCGCCGCTGGTGGCATGCTCGACACCAGCAGTGGTTCGGGAACAATGAAAAATGGCGGAAGTAATACGATGGCCAAACAACGTGGTGGTAATGCGCTTAACACGGCGGCGGGCAGTAATAATGCGGCATCGCGCTACATTCTGTACGATCCCAGCTCGGTCGAACGGTCCGCTTCGTCCGGTGTCGTTTACGGCCATACGCAACCCCCACACTAtcaaccaccgccaccaccacccccggTCGGTGCGGCCGTTGGACCGTCGACGGGTACATCGATACACCACACGGATGTGTTTAACCATCGCTACTCACACTACGTCAACTACGAGGAGTTGCAACAACAAATAAG TAGTGTCAACCTAACGCTAGAAGAGAAACGTGCTTCTTCCCCCACGGTGAGTGTCCTAGGCGGTGTTAACAGTCTGCGAGAAAATGCTTGCATtagtcgtcgccgtcgtcgtcggctgctgcaccagcagcaacaacagcacgtGTACGAGCTAGTGCACGATGATGGTGGTAGCGACAGTATCGCTACCTATCAGCAGATCCACCCATCACCGTCCAACACATCGACCCGTTCCATGTACGACAGTATCTCGAGTAGTTCGTCGCGCAACAGTAACCCTGTAACAGCGTCGCCTCGACGCCACCGGTCCGTGCACAGTCCCTCATCGGATGGTGGTGCCGTCTTTCCGCCCGAACTACTCGAACGCGATCatcagctgctgcagctgcagcaacTCTGGCAGCTGCAACAGTGGCAATGGTTGCAACAGCTACACCACCTACACGAACGGGAACAGGAGCAGCTCGTGCTGTTGCGCCGTGTCGAGAACAGTCGTAAACGATCGCAACGTAGcaatggtggtgctgttgtAGCGTGTAGCAATGCATCACCGACACGGAACGAGTCGGCTGTCGGCGAACCTGAGCCTAACAGTCCGAAGCAGCCAATGTTCGACGATGTGGATGCGAAGGAAAATGTTCCCAACTGTGAGCGTACCACCACCGTTGTTGGCAGCAGGACGACCAACAGCGCCAACAGCAGCTACCAGTGGCACCGTATAGCTTCGTCGTCGGTTAAGTAA
- the LOC118507395 gene encoding uncharacterized protein LOC118507395 isoform X6, with translation MNPDTWVVVHHLQSQSGILDPEDHISDVADDREEIIAHYEDAAVGLDPGVQQGGGDGASGSSVGTGSPDIFQTSGPGSKVVVGGPGSEPTPDSGVVTVAGTGAVIGSNPDNIVTVGGPGSGTGVPGPGGASCIEVFANEPAPLGLGLQVRRGSEPSLHQIGVTEQRSPLYNVNPNGNHQGTSKRWSAAPVCRSDSDPPPDRLLSPQQNGGGPPYHYHHHHHLLAEEDWNVPEEDGQQQHDSLLPQTFNRSGRLSMQFLGAEAGTGYRWMDAAEKAAASAANTAVSSSANSSTSAVHNQSSLAYGYQTYQNYVQQQAKQQQQLQHNSFHSESDTMVMGRGGNNSFMSKSLPRESTRKEPLGQAKASVYDSIREKDSEMLLVVNETGGPLGLTAIPDMERGGLLVQSVEPGSRAERGRLRRGDRILEINNIKLVGLSESSVQEHLKKSLASTELRLRVVRGGGGGGGSSIRNRSKAEQQFGRLVKSGSGPRYPRDNRVGQLMIEAEEKPTSAAKVATVSPTRKIPGAPSTGTSLQVANTRKLGKRIEITLTKGDHGLGFSVTTRDNPAGGHCPIYIKNILPKGAAVEDGRLKPGDRLLEVEGIPMTGKSQTEVVSILRGTPHGATLKIVVSRQQELAVDVKEREIGFSVESEPKNSPPKPPPPVMPKSSLKQSNSSNSLAKSSDPTYGDGTEGDASNRTGVANCRSMPKLGPGATVTSSPKTPTVQKKPLASILKSASTNHVAELLQHHQHDTGGGGAAGRGGGASAGGNISNGSVTSNNSSNGGELLAGAAWKNREILTLHIPVHDTEKAGLGVSVKGKTGSGNCSSSTTGSGSSSRTDGDLGIFVKSVLHGGAASRDGRLKMNDQLLSVNGVSLLGQSNAEAMDTLRRAMLQSGGSYPGKIILKIARRIARPVSTGELLETMEQRSAAASTNGGGDDHQMGGSGANSGTTVIYLGADKQSQNTTTQQQNHAAQQQSKRYSNPVLDRLTGGSAGVVTSNSTGSLHHTGSLPHGLTAAGGSGSSDTLTGGHYIRNSSTNSSTSTMNSQQQQQQQHHAPNNQRPSGGQRSFAPSSSSLVQPSPAQHGLRNESYYMATKDHWSTTSSATSLNGSNVVLIEEDPEPTSPTFHITRSLEGTGGGGGGASGPNTGGILGNGNTSTPNGADATYASQLSLETNPPPSDAFSRDAIGRRSMSEKHHAAMDARETGTYQRNKKLREKRDRDSKLLMAAGATVPTGGGSLESIDLHQMARMNSLKQQQQGENGKSSTTTTAALAAHLLRAEAQDQLGDLGPSLGMKKSSSLESLQTMVQEIQMADEPRGPNALRTPRGRGREEILRAVVEQPAETQAKKHWLLEDGPPASMTTSGEFPDGGFVSRNSPFQSSLNDGKGAKLRAKKSGGLLRGIGHMFRFGKHRKDVIVPTGTVTSTGSSGEPAIDYTGPTAVPSQQHSATTAAGGMLDTSSGSGTMKNGGSNTMAKQRGGNALNTAAGSNNAASRYILYDPSSVERSASSGVVYGHTQPPHYQPPPPPPPVGAAVGPSTGTSIHHTDVFNHRYSHYVNYEELQQQISSVNLTLEEKRASSPTVSVLGGVNSLRENACISRRRRRRLLHQQQQQHVYELVHDDGGSDSIATYQQIHPSPSNTSTRSMYDSISSSSSRNSNPVTASPRRHRSVHSPSSDGGAVFPPELLERDHQLLQLQQLWQLQQWQWLQQLHHLHEREQEQLVLLRRVENSRKRSQRSNGGAVVACSNASPTRNESAVGEPEPNSPKQPMFDDVDAKENVPNCERTTTVVGSRTTNSANSSYQWHRIASSSVK, from the exons ATG AATCCAGACACTTGGGTAGTTGTACATCACCTTCAGTCACAGTCGGGAATTCTCGACCCGGAAGATCACATCAGCGATGTGGCGGACGATCGGGAAGAAATCATTGCACACTACGAAGATGCGGCAGTTGGGCTGGATCCGGGCGTACAGcagggtggtggtgatggggcGAGCGGCAGCTCCGTTGGTACGGGCAGTCCTGACATCTTCCAGACGTCCGGTCCCGGCAGTAAGGTGGTAGTCGGTGGCCCTGGCAGTGAACCAACGCCGGATAGTGGCGTGGTAACGGTGGCTGGAACCGGAGCAGTAATCGGCAGCAACCCGGACAACATAGTAACGGTTGGTGGGCCAGGATCCGGCACGGGTGTGCCCGGACCGGGTGGTGCATCATGCATCGAGGTGTTTGCAAACGAACCGGCCCCACTTGGGCTTGGTTTGCAGGTGCGGCGTGGCAGTGAACCGTCCCTACATCAGATCGGAGTAACGGAGCAGCGCAGTCCGCTGTACAACGTGAACCCGAACGGGAACCATCAGGGCACCAGCAAACGGTGGTCCGCTGCGCCCGTGTGCCGCAGTGACAGTGATCCACCGCCGGATCGTTTGCTTTCGCCACAGCAAAATGGGGGTGGACCACCgtaccactaccaccaccatcaccacctgcTGGCGGAGGAAGACTGGAACGTGCCGGAGGAGgatggacagcagcagcacgacagTCTACTGCCACAAACGTTCAACCGTTCCGGGCGGCTTTCGATGCAGTTTCTCGGTGCGGAAGCCGGGACCGGCTATCGGTGGATGGATGCGGCAGAGAAAGCGGCCGCCTCTGCAGCAAACACCGCTGTATCTTCCTCTGCAAACTCTTCCACCTCGGCGGTACACAATCAATCGTCACTTGCGTACGGGTATCAGACGTATCAGAACTatgtgcagcagcaggcgaaacagcagcaacagctgcaaCACAACTCGTTCCACTCCGAGAGCGATACGATGGTGATGGGCAGAGGTGGTAACAACAGCTTCATGTCCAAGTCGCTGCCGAGGGAATCAACGCGCAAGGAACCGCTGGGACAGGCGAAAGCATCCGTGTACGATTCGATAAGGGAGAAGGATAG TGaaatgctgctggtggtgaacGAAACGGGCGGCCCACTAGGACTCACGGCCATCCCGGACATGGAACGGGGTGGGTTGCTGGTGCAGAGCGTGGAACCGGGCAGTCGGGCCGAACGGGGCCGATTGCGGCGGGGCGATCGCATCCTCGAGATCAACAACATCAAGCTCGTCGGACTCTCGGAAAGTTCCGTGCAGGAACATCTTAAGAAGAGCCTCGCATCGACGGAGCTACGATTGCGGGTGGTACGAGGTGggggtggtggcggcggcagcagtATCCGGAACCGCAGCAAGGCGGAACAGCAGTTTGGGCGGCTGGTGAAGAGCGGTAGCGGGCCACGCTATCCCCGCGACAACCGTGTCGGACAGTTGATGATCGAGGCGGAAGAAAAGCCGACCTCGGCGGCCAAGGTGGCGACGGTTTCGCCGACGCGCAAGATACCGGGCGCACCATCGACCGGCACCAGCCTGCAGGTGGCAAACACGCGTAAGCTGGGCAAGCGGATCGAGATAACGCTCACGAAAGGTGACCACGGGTTAGGCTTTTCGGTGACGACGCGTGACAATCCGGCCGGTGGCCACTGCCCGATCTACATCAAGAACATACTGCCCAAGGGTGCGGCCGTGGAGGATGGACGGCTGAAGCCGGGCGATCGGTTGCTCGAGGTGGAGGGCATCCCGATGACGGGCAAATCGCAGACGGAGGTCGTTTCGATACTGCGCGGTACGCCGCACGGTGCCACGCTGAAGATCGTGGTGTCCCGTCAGCAGGAGCTGGCGGTTGATGTAAAGGAGCGTGAAATA GGTTTTAGTGTAGAAAGTGAACCAAAGAATTCGCCACCgaaaccaccgccaccagtGATGCCAAAGTCATCGCTAAAGCAatcgaacagcagcaacagtctaGCGAAATCATCCGACCCTACGTACGGTGATGGGACGGAGGGTGATGCTAGCAACAGGACGGGTGTAGCAAACTGTCGCTCCATGCCGAAGCTGGGCCCGGGTGCGACCGTAACATCCTCACCGAAAACACCCACCGTCCAGAAGAAACCGCTCGCCTCCATACTGAAGTCAGCGTCCACGAACCATGTGGCGGAGTTGCTGCAACATCATCAGCACGatacgggtggtggtggtgcggcgggtcgtggtggtggtgcttctGCTGGTGGTAATATTAGTAATGGCAGCGTCACGTCCAACAATAGCAGTAACGGTGGTGAGTTATTGGCCGGTGCAGCATGGAAGAACCGGGAGATTCTGACACTTCACATACCGGTGCACGACACCGAGAAGGCTGGACTGGGCGTGAGTGTGAAGGGCAAGACGGGTTCGGGTAATTGTAGTAGCAGCACTACCGGCAGTGGTAGCAGCAGCCGAACCGATGGTGATCTCGGTATATTCGTGAAGAGTGTACTGCACGGCGGAGCGGCCAGTCGGGACGGTCGGCTAAAGATGAACGATCAGCTGCTGAGCGTGAACGGTGTGTCACTGTTGGGACAGTCGAATGCCGAAGCGATGGACACGTTGCGGCGTGCAATGTTACAGTCGG GTGGTAGCTATCCGGGAAAAATCATTCTCAAGATAGCGCGACGCATCGCCCGACCAGTAAGTACCGGCGAGCTGCTCGAAACGATGGAACAGCGTTCGGCGGCAGCTTCGacgaatggtggtggtgacgacCATCAGATGGGCGGCAGTGGCGCCAACTCTGGCACGACAGTGATCTATCTTGGTGCGGACAAACAATCGCAAAACACAACgacacaacagcaaaaccatGCTGCGCAACAGCAAAGCAAACGATACAGCAATCCGGTACTCGATCGGCTCACTGGTGGTTCGGCAGGAGTAGTGACCAGTAATAGCACTGGATCGCTACATCACACCGGCTCGCTGCCCCATGGGCTTACAGCTGCTGGTGGCAGTGGAAGCAGTGATACGTTAACCGGTGGCCATTACATTCGTAACAGTAGCACGAACAGCAGCACTAGTACGATgaacagccagcagcagcagcagcagcagcatcatgcgCCCAACAACCAAAGACCATCGGGCGGGCAACGTTCTTTTGCACCGTCCTCTTCTTCACTGGTGCAACCGTCACCGGCACAGCACGGTTTGCGCAACGAGAGCTACTATATGGCGACCAAGGACCACTGGAGTACGACCTCGTCCGCTACCAGCCTGAACGGTAGCAACGTTGTGCTGATCGAGGAAGATCCGGAACCCACCTCACC CACATTCCATATCACTCGTTCACTGGAAggtaccggtggtggtggtggtggtgctagcGGCCCGAACACCGGTGGCATACTCGGCAATGGTAACACATCCACCCCTAACGGGGCCGACGCAACGTACGCTTCCCAGCTATCGCTCGAAACCAATCCACCACCGTCGGACGCGTTCAGCCGCGACGCCATCGGACGGCGCTCGATGTCGGAAAAGCATCACGCCGCCATGGACGCACGGGAAACGGGCACCTACCAGCGGAACAAAAAGCTGCGCGAAAAGCGTGACCGTGACAGCAAGCTGTTAATGGCGGCCGGTGCAACTGTACCCACCGGTGGCGGATCgctcgaatcgatcgatctaCACCAGATGGCACGGATGAACAGTttgaagcaacagcagcagggtgAAAATGGTAAAtcgagcaccaccaccaccgctgcaCTGGCGGCACATTTGCTGCGTGCCGAAGCGCAAGACCAGCTGGGCGATCTGGGACCGTCGCTCGGGATGAAGAAATCGTCCAGCCTGGAGTCGTTGCAGACGATGGTGCAGGAGATACAGATGGCGGACGAGCCGCGTGGTCCGAACGCGCTCCGTACACCGCGTGGCCGTGGCCGGGAGGAGATACTACGGGCTGTGGTGGAGCAACCGGCAGAAACGC AGGCGAAAAAACACTGGCTACTGGAGGACGGTCCACCAGCATCTATGACCACCTCCGGCGAGTTCCCGGACGGTGGTTTCGTATCGCGCAACAGTCCCTTCCAATCGTCGCTGAACGATGGCAAAGGTGCGAAACTGCGGGCCAAGAAGAGTGGTGGTCTGCTGCGTGGCATCGGCCACATGTTCCGGTTTGGCAAGCACCGCAAGGATGTGATTGTACCGACGGGCACAGTAACCTCGACCGGATCATCCGGTGAGCCAGCGATCGACTATACCGGGCCAACGGCAGTACCGTCCCAACAGCACAGCGCTACCACCGCCGCTGGTGGCATGCTCGACACCAGCAGTGGTTCGGGAACAATGAAAAATGGCGGAAGTAATACGATGGCCAAACAACGTGGTGGTAATGCGCTTAACACGGCGGCGGGCAGTAATAATGCGGCATCGCGCTACATTCTGTACGATCCCAGCTCGGTCGAACGGTCCGCTTCGTCCGGTGTCGTTTACGGCCATACGCAACCCCCACACTAtcaaccaccgccaccaccacccccggTCGGTGCGGCCGTTGGACCGTCGACGGGTACATCGATACACCACACGGATGTGTTTAACCATCGCTACTCACACTACGTCAACTACGAGGAGTTGCAACAACAAATAAG TAGTGTCAACCTAACGCTAGAAGAGAAACGTGCTTCTTCCCCCACGGTGAGTGTCCTAGGCGGTGTTAACAGTCTGCGAGAAAATGCTTGCATtagtcgtcgccgtcgtcgtcggctgctgcaccagcagcaacaacagcacgtGTACGAGCTAGTGCACGATGATGGTGGTAGCGACAGTATCGCTACCTATCAGCAGATCCACCCATCACCGTCCAACACATCGACCCGTTCCATGTACGACAGTATCTCGAGTAGTTCGTCGCGCAACAGTAACCCTGTAACAGCGTCGCCTCGACGCCACCGGTCCGTGCACAGTCCCTCATCGGATGGTGGTGCCGTCTTTCCGCCCGAACTACTCGAACGCGATCatcagctgctgcagctgcagcaacTCTGGCAGCTGCAACAGTGGCAATGGTTGCAACAGCTACACCACCTACACGAACGGGAACAGGAGCAGCTCGTGCTGTTGCGCCGTGTCGAGAACAGTCGTAAACGATCGCAACGTAGcaatggtggtgctgttgtAGCGTGTAGCAATGCATCACCGACACGGAACGAGTCGGCTGTCGGCGAACCTGAGCCTAACAGTCCGAAGCAGCCAATGTTCGACGATGTGGATGCGAAGGAAAATGTTCCCAACTGTGAGCGTACCACCACCGTTGTTGGCAGCAGGACGACCAACAGCGCCAACAGCAGCTACCAGTGGCACCGTATAGCTTCGTCGTCGGTTAAGTAA